The Musa acuminata AAA Group cultivar baxijiao chromosome BXJ2-2, Cavendish_Baxijiao_AAA, whole genome shotgun sequence genome has a segment encoding these proteins:
- the LOC135606171 gene encoding uncharacterized protein LOC135606171, which produces MASPTHFILPVLLLAAHLLGSRAVPPTCERIECPSYDVVDKGNGFEIRLYNSTQWMSTSSIDDISFVNATRTGFLRLFDYIQGKNKYGEKIEMTAPVITQVAPSDGPFCASSFVVSFYVPKKNQPNPPPADGLQLQTWGLKYAAVRQFGGFISDGDSVGEEAAALYSSLQGSIWFSAVSKGQTADPTSAYTVAQYNSPFEFSGRVNEIWMMFAMDSHRI; this is translated from the exons ATGGCGTCGCCGACCCACTTCATCCTCCCGGTTCTCCTCCTCGCCGCTCATCTTCTCGGGTCCCGAGCCGTTCCTCCGACGTGCGAGCGGATCGAGTGCCCGAGCTACGACGTGGTCGACAAAGGCAACGGTTTCGAGATTCGCCTGTACAACTCCACCCAGTGGATGTCGACCTCTTCCATAGACGACATCTCCTTCGTCAACGCCACCCGGACGGGCTTCCTCCG ATTATTTGATTACATCCAAGGGAAGAACAAATACGGAGAAAAGATAGAGATGACTGCACCGGTGATCACCCAAGTCGCACCCAGCGACGGTCCCTTCTGTGCCTCCTCCTTCGTCGTCAGCTTCTACGTGCCTAAGAAGAACCAGCCAAATCCACCGCCTGCCGACGGACTCCAGCTTCAGACATGGGGGCTCAAATACGCAGCCGTGAGGCAGTTCGGAGGCTTCATCTCGGATGGCGACAGCGTCGGTGAGGAAGCGGCGGCCTTGTACTCCAGCCTTCAGGGCTCCATTTGGTTCTCTGCGGTCAGCAAAGGACAGACGGCAGATCCCACCTCTGCTTATACTGTTGCGCAGTACAATTCTCCGTTCGAGTTCTCCGGTAGAGTCAATGAGATCTGGATGATGTTTGCGATGGACAGTCACAGAATTTAG